The Gemmatimonadota bacterium region GCGATAAATCCATGCCCTGCACGCATTCGGGCGCGTCAAAACCCGATAGCTGCGCGATTGTGGGAAATAGATCCACAGTTTCGGTCAGGGCGTCGCAGTCGCCGCCAGCACGACCGGGCACAGCAATAAAACACGGTATATGTAACATGCAGTCGAGGAGAAATGGTGCTTTGGCCGGGATACCGTGATCGCCTAAAAATTCACCGTGGTCCGATAGAAAGATCACGATGGTCTCATCCGCTATGCGTTTCTTTTCAAGTGTTTCAAGGATTAGTCCCACTTGATGGTCAATTTGCGATACCATGCCGTAATACGCCGCTTTCATCTTGCGGAACGTCTCGTCGGAAGCCTGGTCAAATCCGCGGTATTTGTGGTGTTCTGCTTTAAAATACAAACCGTATTCGGGCGGCTTTTTTGCAATGTCGTCTTCTGCATGTCGAAAGGGCGGCATCGCATTGGGATTGTACAGGTTTGCAAAGCGCCCAGAGGGAACATAAGGGTGATGAGGTCCGTAGAATCCCACCCATAAGAAAAAAGGATTGTTCGTATCCAGGCCTTCGAGGTATTCAATGCTTTTCATCCCCACATAGGCATCGATGTGGCAATCTTCGGGGAGGTCGGATGGCACGGCGCCGAGGTTTTTGCGAAAATTGGGCAGGGCGTATCCCGTTTTATATTCGTATCCCCGGTCGCGAACATATTGCTCAAATGGATTGGGATCGGTGACTGTATAATTTCCATCTGCGCGCTCTTTCCATCCCCGCCGTATTCCCACGGCGTCCATGTGGTCGAGTATTTGTTGAAAACGCTGCTGCCCAATGCCGTGTTTGCCCACGCTGGCCGTTGTATAGCCCTGATTTCTGAATGCTTCTACCATTGTAATTTCATTTTCGTTGAGCTTTGACCCATTCCATTTTACGCCGTG contains the following coding sequences:
- a CDS encoding sulfatase-like hydrolase/transferase gives rise to the protein MIKRPNIVFITTDHLRYDTLGCTGDRVIQTPAIDALSERSMRFSKCFVQNPVCSPSRATFMTGRYPKNHGVKWNGSKLNENEITMVEAFRNQGYTTASVGKHGIGQQRFQQILDHMDAVGIRRGWKERADGNYTVTDPNPFEQYVRDRGYEYKTGYALPNFRKNLGAVPSDLPEDCHIDAYVGMKSIEYLEGLDTNNPFFLWVGFYGPHHPYVPSGRFANLYNPNAMPPFRHAEDDIAKKPPEYGLYFKAEHHKYRGFDQASDETFRKMKAAYYGMVSQIDHQVGLILETLEKKRIADETIVIFLSDHGEFLGDHGIPAKAPFLLDCMLHIPCFIAVPGRAGGDCDALTETVDLFPTIAQLSGFDAPECVQGMDLSPLMNGEQSEIRDKIFAEAVDKRCIRTREWKYIHYPAKNYGELYNLIDDPFELDNLYDTQAEKKEEMTRAFYAHMDTTEDFIHPKYDRFTAKQGEPVTHYMTW